From the genome of Triticum aestivum cultivar Chinese Spring chromosome 1A, IWGSC CS RefSeq v2.1, whole genome shotgun sequence:
TAGATGTGTTTCCTTCTCTGCAACACGTAGCAGCGTCGCGTGGTCGATTGACTTGGAGATAATTGTTAAGGTCAACTCTTTCCTCTCATCAACCTCCTTGGATGAGCTCTCGCGATCAGCAGCACCCCATGCAGTGTTTGCTCACAGGAAGCACTTCATCCTCATTGCCCATGCTACGTAGTTTGTCCATGTCAGCCGTTGGAATGGAATCTTCCCTGACGCCATTGTTGGTGGGTTGCCTGTTCCACTGGTTAGCATGGCTCCACTCACTCCAGTGTCATGCGGCATTGTCATTGTCAGCACCTAAGCTCTGGTACCAAATATTGAATCTGAACCACtcaactcctctctctctctctctctctctcagttgtTTCTCATAACATGCACAAGTACATGAGTTGTTTGGTGACTTGCTGCCTCACACAACTGATTAGCATATATCTGTATTGATAGTACATCTGTACATGTGAAGGTCGGTTGCTAAACCGACCATACAACTCTAGCAGCTCGCAAAACAAGCAAAAACCAAATGGACTACTAGTTGACAACCGCGCACACCCTTGTCAAGGAACAATATCTGCCAAGTACAATTGGGGTCAACGACTTTGATATCAGGTTGCTGGTATTCGAGGTGAACTAGACGAGATATCTTAGATCGAATATTTGAAGGCTATACTAGGTCTTCGATGCTTATGTCGTCTTCGCCGGGGAAGCCAAAGTTGTTCTTTCCTCATCGTGGTTTGACATATTTATAGCAGGCCTTGGTCAGCCCGACTGTCCTCCGTCTTGATTTCCTTGTCTTGGACGACTTGCACCCCGTTTGGTAGTCAAGCACTTTCCTTTTCGGGAGCTCGAGAGGGGGGGGGGTACCTTTGCGGGGGCTGGGCCTAGGCGAACTGTTAGGGTGTGCGCGCGACAAGATGTGGGGCCAACCTCCCATCAATATGTGTAATGAAGCCGCTTTGCGCGATTGGCATTCCTTGCTTCGTGGAGTTGGTTATCGGAAGGAGGCGGAAGCGAGCTGTGACCAGGCCTTGGGAGAGGGGCCATGCTTGCTCCATTAGCCATCGAGGAGGCCTCCAAGAAAGTGGATGATATCGCTCGCCGTGCTGCGCGAGGGCGGCAGAAGGGGGAGACAAAATGAGTTTGACTCGACCTTCAACTCTCCCTTGCAAAGGGAGAGGAAGCCGAGCGACTTCAGAAGGAAGTGTTCCAGCTCCTGGACCAGCTTAACAAGGAACAAGGACTGAAGTCGAAGCTTCTTCTTCACTTGGTGGGTGTTCTGGCATCGACGGGAGTCTCTTTTAGCCCAAAGACCCCTGCGCTTGATGCTGTGCTGGGGGAGGTTTCTTCTCTTCCTAGACGGATCGACCGCTTGGTGAAGGTGACTCCCGTTCTTCTGTTGAGGCCGCAATGGCCCTAGTCATGGGCCTTGTCAAGGAGGTCATGCAGGGAGGTATATCTGCAGAGATTCTGACTAATGTCCTCCTGGGAGGTTAGGAAGGAGCGGCACTCCATTGCGGTCTGTTAGCGTTGGCAGAAAGATGCTGGCGCTTTTGCTAAGGCTTTGAAAATTTGGTCGAGGCGTCTTTGAAGCTGCTGAACTCATCACAGTAGCCCCCTTGCGTGTTGCCATCCCTTGTCTCTGTTCTTTTCATGTAGATATTTTTGTAAGAAACTGTTTGAGACACCCGTGCTTAGGATGTGTAGACTGTCCTTCTGTTGATCCTTTTGTTGAGTAGTTTCACTTCCTGGTTGGCTTAATTTGTTATTCTTAGGCCGGGCTTGTCCGCTCCTATGTTTCACTGCGTGGCCTGTAGATATTCGTTAGCTCAGGAACTGGAAGGTATCTATTGACAAGCTGACCGTGTCCTGTTTTTCGAGCGGGCTGATGGTCTCTTGCGTGGCCTTGAGATCGTTTCTTGTAAAGTGTTGTTCAGTACCACTATGGTCTTTTGGGTGAGTGCAGTTACTCGACCTGTATAGGCTTCTTAGTCGTTCTCAGAATAGAGCTGCTTGGATGTATCAGCATTATTTACCAATGCTTGGTGATCATAATTACTTTTTGTTTGACAGTTTAGGCTTGGCAAAATGATTCTGTAATGAATTAATTTGTGCTCATTGCTTGGATTTTTTTCTTATATCAGGTATAACTTCAGTAAAGTTGCGCAGTACAAGCAGCTGACTCTGGAAGAGGCCGAGGAGAAGATGAATAAGAGAAAGACTAGTGCAACTGGTTATGAACGTTGGATGATGAAAGCAGCTACAAATGGGCCAGCTGCctttggttcagatatgatgaaacTTGAGCCTGCTAACGATGGGGAAAAAGAAAGTGCTCGTCATAAGAAGGGAAAAGATAATGAGGGTAATAATTCTGATAAAGGTGAGGAGAATGAAGAAGAGGAAGCCGCTCGTAAAGATAGGCTCGGGCTCTCTAAAAGGGGCATGGATGACGATGAGGAAGGTGGAAAAGATCTAGATTTTGATTTGGATGATGACATTGAGAAAGGTCAGTTCTCAATTTTGATCATATTAGAATAGTTCCGTAGTTGACTAAACTCTGCTCATCGTCTAGCTCTGTATAACTCAAAGTTCACTCATAGTTTGCTCACTTGCACTCTCTTTCTATTGAAGCTTAATTGTTAGTTCTTATGAGATGACCCCTTGTCCCTAATTTAATGCATAACATCCTCATCTTAGAAATGCATTTGGTAATCTGAACAAGATTACTTGCCAAACACGCATCCATCTTATATTATTATCCTGAAATAGTTTGTTTTTCTGGAAAAGTTCCTTTGTATACTAGGAAGCATATGCTTTTGCTAGTTCTTACTCCCTCCGTtgtaaaataagtgtcttaactttgtactaagtttagtataaagttgtactaaggttgagacacttattttgggacggagggagtatcttttgaTTTTCCTTAGATGATACATCCCATATTTGCATTACATTAGATGGCCCTGAATAATAATATTGCGATTTGCTTTTATTCAGATTTGCAAATTAGCTAAGAAATAGGGTGTTACTTTCTGTCAATAACTCTAATGTTGAATTCAATAGGGTGTTACTTTCTGTCAATAACTCTAATGTTTAATTCGTCCCTTGAGTGTAAGCAAGTACGGTAGCGTGTTTACTTGTGACTAAGTGTTGGAGTAGATATTTGGATGACCATGTACTGTCGACGTACCATTTTCCTGCTGGTTTATTTTGCATGGCTACTAGCGTTTTTGCTATGTGCCCAGGTCCAGGTTAATGTAATTTATGTGCTCCTTACAACGAGAATAGCTATACCTAACATGGCCAAACTGGCACATTGAGATTAAGTTTGCTCTGTCACAGAGAGCTATACCAAAATGTTTGCACTGAAAAGAAAATATCAACACTGGCTATATATCATGCTCATTTTTCTGAACCCAGATTAGCATCATAGTGGGAATTGCCTTTTCAGGTGATGACTGGGAACATGAAGAAACATTCACCGATGATGACGAGGCTGTGGATATCGACCCAGAGGAGCGGGCAGATTTAGCTCCTGAAATTCCTGCTCCACCTGAAATTAAGCAGGTTGTTGCAAATATACACTATTTGTTGAAATAGTTACAAATTTAATTTTGTATCTGCAGCAATGTTTCTTTCTTCCTTAAAACATGTTCAATCAGTACTGAAATTCGATGTCAGAAATTTTGAAGATGGAAATTTACTCTATTTTTGGAAATATTTCTGAACTTAAATTTGCACCTGTTGGCATTATCTTTTGTTTCTTTGTTATAAACATGTTCAATCTGTACTGAAAATTGATATCAGGAAGTTCTTATTTGGGAATGCTTAAAATGGTTCACATAGGTAAAACATGTAACTAGCTAGTATATGCTTATAAATGTGTTACTACTCACTAAATCTGCTAGATGCACACAAGTTTCTTTCATGTGCCGCTGTTATCCAATTAGGGGATAATATCTTGGCAGTTAGAAAGCTTAGCATTATTTCAAGCCAAGTTATCCATAAGAGAGGGCTCCTATGTCAATCAATTGATGGATCAAGAGTATTAGGGATTTTGTAGGGTCATTTAGTTTAGTTATACACAGTTCTGTTCTCTTGTCAGGTTCTTTGTGCACACATCTATAACAAGTTATGAACTGTACTTGATTTTATACAAGCTGTCAATGCACTGCTATAATGCTGTCCTAGTGGATGTGCAATGATCGGAATCCACACATGACTTAGTTCGGAGTTAATAGAACAAACTAACTGATAAATGAATGAAATGATAAACGGGATGCTATTTGGAGGAAATGGAGATATGCCACTAACCAGCCTATCTTAATGAACCTGAAGTGAAGGTTCTCAGGTGCCGCCATACTTGGATCCATTGCACCTGGTAAACCTTTGGTCGCAAAGAATAAAAGAGCTACTAGTCGATCATGTAATAGACTCCACTTGTGGTCCCTATTGCTTATGGGACACTGATTAAATCTGCCTGCGTGCTAGTATTATGGGAAAACGCCTCTAGAAAATATGTGCTAGGGCTGCCTATGAATGCCATCGTATAAGCTGCAAGTATTACCTGTCCAAAGTTAAAAAAAGTATTAACTGTCTATGAATGATATTGTGTGAAATTATTCGAAGCAAAATGCTGCCTACAATTTCCATTGTTCAAGAACAAACTGCTGGTATTCTGATTTTGATACATTCAGGATGATGAAGAGAATGAGGAAGAAGGTGGCCTGAGCAAGTCAGGAAAGGAATTAAAGAAGCTGCTTGGTCGTTCTTCTGGACAAAATGAGTcggatgccgatgatgatgatgaagaagatgatgtaATACTCCATTCACAGAGatttaatatttatttttattttattgatAAGGATTTTTTTTCTTCCCTTATTTCAGCAGGATGATGAGTCATCTCCAGTCCTTGCTCCAAAGCAGACGGATCAACCAAAAGATGAACCTGTTGATAACAGCCCAGCCAAACCTACACCTTCATCAGGACATGCTCGTAGTACACCTCCTGCATCGAAATCCAAGCAAAAGAGGAAATCAGGTGGTGATGATGCCAAAGCATCTAGCGGTGCAGCTTCAAAGAAAGCAAAGGTGGAATCTGTAAGTCAACTGTGTTCATTTCATATTTTTTTAAAGGAGAACCTTAATTCTCATGGACATGTATCTGAGTGATGTGTTTTGTTGTTTGCATAGGATACAAAAACATCAAGTATCAAAGAGGAGACACCATCTTCCTCAAAACCtacaccaaaggcctctgcttcatCAAGTGTCAATGTATCTCCTGTGACAGAGGATGAGATCAGGACCGTTCTTCTTGCAGTGGCTCCTGTCACTACACAAGATTTAGTCTCCAGATTTAAGTCTAGACTACGAGGTCCAGAGGTAGGATTCTTCAGCAGTACTGTTACGGCTTTTAAAGCTGTTGCATCCTTTTTCACTAATTACTAAATAATGATACAGAACTTGTTCTAGCCACGTATATTAAGAATTGCAGCCAGTCCTGTTTTGCATTAACTCACAATATTTTTTGAAGGATTTAGTTATGGTTTGTTAATTGTCACGCATGAAGACACCTCCAGTTTCTTGAACCTCGTTGTTGGTCTGCCTCAGGGGATAGTCAGAATTTCTTATTTTTGATATAATCACTAATTGTGTAAGTAGTGAAATGGGAATTGTTGGTTGGCAATTTGAAAAATAGGAACGAAGCTATTGCTGTTAGTGACTTGGCATCCGGACTTGGACACAGTCACAGAGTCCACAAGAGTATCGTGCATCGGTGCATGGACGCTATCAGGCTCCCCATCCACCACCTTCAGGTGATGTTATGGTTGGCTGGGCGCCTGGGTGAAGTCCATCCATGATCTACAACAGCCCCCATACTATTTTGCTAATTTCGATCCCAACTTCATCACTTCTAATTTCGTTAGTACTAATTATTGTTACAAAAGCGCAAGTTGTTAAAAAACCCAGTTGTGGGAATAATTCTAGTGGAAAGAAAACCTGTTTCTTTGATGTAATTTGCTAGGCAAAGCTTTAAAATTCATAGAAGAAATCATGTAAACCTCAAAATTGGTTTGTGTTTTTTGCTCGTTAAATGATTAGTCCTTTTCTGTAACTGAAAGTGTCAAACATGCTCTTTCTACCAGTTGTTGATCTGACAGCTCAATTTGCATCTTGATCTCATTTTGTCTTTTGCATCTCAGGACAAGAACGCCTTTGCTGAAATTCTGAAGAAAATTTCGAAGATACAGAAGACTAATGGCCACAACTATGTTGTCCTTAGAGAGGATAAGAAATGATCAGCTCAAAAGTGGCCATTTCCTTCATTGCGAAGTATCCTCTTGTGTCTTCATGGGGATAATAGTTTTGTACTGTATTATAGTATTAGACGAATTTGGTCTTCTGACAAGTATGTGCCGAACTTCTACCCTTGCTTTACTAGAAATCAAATAACTAGTTAGTGCCTTTTCGGAACCTCTCCAGTCTTGAAACTCTGCTCCGTGTAATGAGCTCGGTTTGAGCCATTCCCTGCAATTGTGCTACTGCTCCCTCCGCTCCGGCAGCTGCAGTTGTGGAGCGGAGAGCATCCAAACAGGGCGGGGCCCGTTCGGAAGCTCTCCAGCTTCCCAAACGGGCCAGCTTCTCGCGGGAGCTGGGCGAGCTGGCTTCTCGCGGGAGCTGGGTGAGCGTTCGGCTACCGACTTGGTCGGCTGTAGCGATAGGAAAACTGTTCGCTGAGAGAAAACGGTTCATGCAGGGCTTTAGCGATAGGAAAACGATTCGCTCGGTGGGCTGTAGCACTTTGGGATGGCATTACCACGTAATTTGGAGCAACTCCTGCTTCTCGTTTTCGCGAAGCTGGGCGATAGCTGCTCCACAAATTTGCACGCAGGTTCGCTCGTTCTCCAGAAGCTGGATTCCGGGAGCTGAACTGTTCGGCTGGCTTCTCGCGAGATTCTCTAGAATCTGAAAGTCAGACGAGATCCGAACGGAGTATGTTGTCATCTCCTGGAGTATTCTAGAAGTTGGGAATTACAAGGTTATGATGATGTGTGAGAAGAGATATATTAATGCCAAGACAGTTTTTTCCGTTTGACCAGGTTCTTTAAACCTATGAATCCAAAGAGTAAAATCTATAACGATGTTCCTAAGAATAAAGTTTCATTGTGTGACTCAGTACGTGTTTTTTTCGTGTCCCATATCATCCAAAGAATAGTGAGCGTGACGCTGTGCCTGATCTGAGGGGACTCGATATGTGTCAAATCTTACGGACATTACCATGTCAGGAGTTCATCATGTGTTTACACACAAAGATGAATCATCTTTACATGTGTTCATCTGACCTCTTCGAGGATAGTatactacctccgttccaaaatagtttCAAAATAATTGTTGCTGGCGAATTCTAGTGCAAGTTCAGGCACATTACGAAATTAACACAATTTCCCTTTTTACCTTCGCGTCACCCACAGCGCTCACTCCATTCACCCTCTCTTCTTCCTGTCACCCTCGCTCCCGTCGCCCTCTCTTCTCCCCACCACCTCGCCGGCCACATCTCTCCCCGTCGCCGCCATCTTTCTCCTACCTACACTCACACCCGTCGTCCATCCACACCCTGCATCTGTGGTCAAAGCTTGGATTTTTGCTCCGGCGGTGAGCTTCTGGGCGACGAAGGCGCTGGATCCGCGTGCGTGTGCTGTGGATCTGGCTAGGGAGGCAGTGGATGCGACGTCTGCAGGGCGGCGACCTGCTCCCCGGCGCGGCATGGAGGGCGAGGGTCGGCGCCGCACCGAGGGCGAGCCTGGTGGCGGCGCGAACGCCGACCGAGGAGGCTACAAGGTGGTGGTGTGGTAGGCCGCGCCGGTGGAGGACCTGCAGGGGCGGTGGCGCGGGAGGCCGAGGCGGGCGGGCGCCACCGGTGGCGGGACGAGCTCGGCTGGGGCCTCCTCGGCGACGCCTACGACCTCAGCGACGCCTACGCCAAGACCTTCTACCTCGGCGAGCCCCTCACTCTGCAACTCTGATTTAGATTGAGTTCTGTGATCCAGTACCGTACTCCATCAGAAGATTAACTACAGTAGTCAGATTAGTTCTTGCAGTAGTCAGATTAGTTCTTGTAGTAGTCGGATTCAGTAGTTCTTGCAGTAGTCAGATTAGTTCTTGCACTAGTTGGATTCAGTAGCCGGAGTACTTGCAGTAGTTCTTTGATCAACACCATCAGAACAGTAATCGCACCATCCAGCTCAACACATTCAGTCCAAATTGCAGAAGAGTACTGTAATTTAAGCGTAGGATCAACGAAAGAGTACTGTGATACACATGCCCAATTTTTTGTCTGGCATAATTTTACACAAGGGCAAGCCCAATTAATCAGCAACAATCATTTCAGTTAATCTTCTGGCATAATTATTCTGGTGTACTCCATGTTTTACTGTGATACACATGGAGTAATTTTCATACACTGGAACATAATTTTCCAGACAGACAATCATACTGTTTTAGTTGAACAGATAATCATTTCAGACAGAAAATTATCACCAATTAGGCTGAACTAATTTTTTAGTTAATCTCCTCCTCATCTCCAGTCACCAATTAGGCTGGTGAATCTTCCACTATTTTGGTGTTGCACATTTGCTTAGTGCTGCTTGTATCTCATGCTTACTGTTGCATGAGTAGTTTCATTAGTTTTACAGCAGCAGTACTCTTTCCAATTGGCAAGTTTCAGCAGCAGAAATTTAATTGAGTACAATTAAAATTTCCAGATCAAAGAATTTGGACTAGGACTTGATGCTATGAGTAATTTGGAGTAAATTCAGATTAAAGAATTTTGTGCTATGAGCAGGACTTGGTGCTGCTGCTGTATAGCACTGTAATAGTTGTGCAGCTCAGGAGTACTCTTGCCAATTCAGTTAATTAAATTTCATTTAACTAAAACTAAATGAATCTTTTCCTTTAAGTAAAACTAAATGAAACTTTTCCTGTTAATTTAATAGTTGCAGTAGTATAGCACTTGCAGTAGTGTAGGACAGCAACAGTTTAGTGTAGGACAACAATAGTTTAGTGTAAGTTTCAGTTCATTAACTGAATTTTTTCAGTTACTTAACTGAAACTTTTCCAGTCAC
Proteins encoded in this window:
- the LOC123043989 gene encoding transcription initiation factor IIF subunit alpha isoform X1; this translates as MGSVDLVLKPACEGCGSTSDLYGTGCKHTTLCSSCGKSMALSRARCLVCSALITNLIREYNVRANASTDKAFSIGRFVTGLPPFSKKKNAENKWSLHKEGLQGRQLTDKMLEKYNRKPWILEDETGQYQFQGHMEGSQSATATYYLLMLHGKEFHAFPAGSWYNFSKVAQYKQLTLEEAEEKMNKRKTSATGYERWMMKAATNGPAAFGSDMMKLEPANDGEKESARHKKGKDNEGNNSDKGEENEEEEAARKDRLGLSKRGMDDDEEGGKDLDFDLDDDIEKGDDWEHEETFTDDDEAVDIDPEERADLAPEIPAPPEIKQDDEENEEEGGLSKSGKELKKLLGRSSGQNESDADDDDEEDDQDDESSPVLAPKQTDQPKDEPVDNSPAKPTPSSGHARSTPPASKSKQKRKSGGDDAKASSGAASKKAKVESDTKTSSIKEETPSSSKPTPKASASSSVNVSPVTEDEIRTVLLAVAPVTTQDLVSRFKSRLRGPEDKNAFAEILKKISKIQKTNGHNYVVLREDKK
- the LOC123043989 gene encoding transcription initiation factor IIF subunit alpha isoform X3, with the protein product MGSVDLVLKPACEGCGSTSDLYGTGCKHTTLCSSCGKSMALSRARCLVCSALITNLIREYNVRANASTDKAFSIGRFVTGLPPFSKKKNAENKWSLHKEGLQGRQLTDKMLEKYNRKPWILEDETGQYQFQGHMEGSQSATATYYLLMLHGKEFHAFPAGSWYNFSKVAQYKQLTLEEAEEKMNKRKTSATGYERWMMKAATNGPAAFGSDMMKLEPANDGEKESARHKKGKDNEGNNSDKGEENEEEEAARKDRLGLSKRGMDDDEEGGKDLDFDLDDDIEKGDDWEHEETFTDDDEAVDIDPEERADLAPEIPAPPEIKQDDEENEEEGGLSKSGKELKKLLGRSSGQNESDADDDDEEDDQDDESSPVLAPKQTDQPKDEPVDNSPAKPTPSSGHARSTPPASKSKQKRKSGGDDAKASSGAASKKAKDTKTSSIKEETPSSSKPTPKASASSSVNVSPVTEDEIRTVLLAVAPVTTQDLVSRFKSRLRGPEDKNAFAEILKKISKIQKTNGHNYVVLREDKK
- the LOC123043989 gene encoding transcription initiation factor IIF subunit alpha isoform X2; translation: MGSVDLVLKPACEGCGSTSDLYGTGCKHTTLCSSCGKSMALSRARCLVCSALITNLIREYNVRANASTDKAFSIGRFVTGLPPFSKKKNAENKWSLHKEGLQGRQLTDKMLEKYNRKPWILEDETGQYQFQGHMEGSQSATATYYLLMLHGKEFHAFPAGSWYNFSKVAQYKQLTLEEAEEKMNKRKTSATGYERWMMKAATNGPAAFGSDMMKLEPANDGEKESARHKKGKDNEGNNSDKGEENEEEEAARKDRLGLSKRGMDDDEEGGKDLDFDLDDDIEKGDDWEHEETFTDDDEAVDIDPEERADLAPEIPAPPEIKQDDEENEEEGGLSKSGKELKKLLGRSSGQNESDADDDDEEDDDDESSPVLAPKQTDQPKDEPVDNSPAKPTPSSGHARSTPPASKSKQKRKSGGDDAKASSGAASKKAKVESDTKTSSIKEETPSSSKPTPKASASSSVNVSPVTEDEIRTVLLAVAPVTTQDLVSRFKSRLRGPEDKNAFAEILKKISKIQKTNGHNYVVLREDKK
- the LOC123043989 gene encoding transcription initiation factor IIF subunit alpha isoform X4; this translates as MGSVDLVLKPACEGCGSTSDLYGTGCKHTTLCSSCGKSMALSRARCLVCSALITNLIREYNVRANASTDKAFSIGRFVTGLPPFSKKKNAENKWSLHKEGLQGRQLTDKMLEKYNRKPWILEDETGQYQFQGHMEGSQSATATYYLLMLHGKEFHAFPAGSWYNFSKVAQYKQLTLEEAEEKMNKRKTSATGYERWMMKAATNGPAAFGSDMMKLEPANDGEKESARHKKGKDNEGNNSDKGEENEEEEAARKDRLGLSKRGMDDDEEGGKDLDFDLDDDIEKGDDWEHEETFTDDDEAVDIDPEERADLAPEIPAPPEIKQDDEENEEEGGLSKSGKELKKLLGRSSGQNESDADDDDEEDDDDESSPVLAPKQTDQPKDEPVDNSPAKPTPSSGHARSTPPASKSKQKRKSGGDDAKASSGAASKKAKDTKTSSIKEETPSSSKPTPKASASSSVNVSPVTEDEIRTVLLAVAPVTTQDLVSRFKSRLRGPEDKNAFAEILKKISKIQKTNGHNYVVLREDKK